Proteins encoded together in one bacterium window:
- a CDS encoding YeeE/YedE family protein, producing the protein MTTLVRKITHIFEKEEEKVEVKSQPYSNPYVVGFGLGLVLLAAYVIMGRGLGASGAFSTLISVGIETVAPEHAKNNAYFSEYIGDGTTNPLKDWLLFEVIGVLAGGFISGSLAGRVKKKIEKGPRISSWQRLMFAFIGGGLMGFGAKLARGCTSGQALSGGAMLNLGSWAFMMMVFAGGYAGAYFLRRQWT; encoded by the coding sequence ATGACAACTTTAGTTAGAAAAATAACTCACATCTTCGAAAAGGAAGAAGAAAAGGTTGAGGTAAAATCACAGCCTTATTCAAATCCTTATGTAGTTGGTTTCGGACTCGGACTCGTTCTTCTCGCTGCTTATGTTATTATGGGCAGGGGACTGGGCGCATCCGGTGCTTTCTCAACTTTAATTTCGGTTGGAATAGAAACAGTCGCACCTGAGCATGCAAAAAATAATGCTTACTTCAGCGAATACATAGGTGATGGAACTACCAATCCTTTAAAAGATTGGCTTTTGTTCGAAGTGATTGGTGTATTAGCGGGTGGTTTTATTTCTGGTTCGCTTGCAGGAAGAGTTAAAAAGAAAATAGAAAAAGGTCCCCGAATTTCTTCCTGGCAAAGATTAATGTTTGCTTTTATTGGCGGAGGATTGATGGGCTTTGGTGCAAAGCTTGCAAGAGGATGTACAAGTGGACAGGCGTTATCTGGCGGTGCAATGCTTAATCTTGGAAGTTGGGCATTTATGATGATGGTTTTTGCCGGTGGTTATGCCGGAGCTTACTTTTTAAGGAGGCAGTGGACATGA
- a CDS encoding YeeE/YedE family protein, with product MNSPFFKFGFFNFDMSLVVAFIIGIGFGFALERGGFGNARILAAQFYFSNMRVLKVMFTAIVTAMLGIYYLSVIGFMDLSLVYVGETYILPQVVGGLILGFGFIIGGYCPGTSVVSFATGRLDGFTFLAGVVAGIFVFGEMFPLLESFYYSTNLGKLTLPEFFNLPYGLVVFFVVLMALGAFAAAEWAEKKFADKNPENSL from the coding sequence ATGAACTCACCATTTTTCAAATTCGGTTTTTTCAATTTTGATATGAGTCTCGTTGTTGCATTCATAATCGGCATCGGTTTTGGATTTGCACTCGAACGAGGCGGTTTCGGCAATGCAAGAATTCTTGCGGCACAATTTTACTTTTCCAATATGAGAGTTCTTAAAGTAATGTTTACTGCAATCGTTACTGCAATGCTGGGAATTTATTATCTCTCGGTAATTGGTTTTATGGATCTTTCTCTTGTTTACGTCGGCGAGACTTATATCCTTCCGCAAGTCGTGGGCGGATTAATTCTCGGATTCGGTTTCATTATCGGAGGATATTGTCCCGGAACTTCGGTTGTTTCTTTTGCAACCGGAAGACTTGATGGTTTTACTTTTCTTGCAGGAGTTGTTGCAGGAATTTTTGTTTTCGGTGAGATGTTTCCATTGCTTGAGAGTTTTTATTACTCAACAAATTTGGGAAAGCTAACTCTTCCCGAATTCTTTAATCTTCCATATGGATTAGTTGTATTCTTTGTTGTATTGATGGCTTTGGGTGCTTTTGCAGCCGCAGAATGGGCTGAGAAAAAATTTGCTGATAAAAATCCGGAGAACAGTTTATGA
- a CDS encoding rhodanese-like domain-containing protein → MKKFLKDLTIPKKLALVAIVLGLLATIAGSPYSGSTIKVNAKDLALSTVNNSDKIEVLELADWIIKGKSDYTLVDLREEKDFNEYFIPTAYNIPMETLPEAGLLRNQKIILYCYDDLRAAQAWFILKSDNYRGVYILNGGLDKWKSEVLFPNLSADAGKEQIAEFEKIKEISKFFGGVPQTGAEETVDKKTDLPTPQITTQPSITKPKKKKREGC, encoded by the coding sequence ATGAAAAAGTTTTTAAAAGATCTCACAATACCTAAAAAGCTTGCGCTTGTTGCAATCGTTCTTGGCTTGCTTGCAACAATTGCTGGAAGTCCTTATTCTGGTTCCACAATTAAAGTTAATGCAAAAGACCTTGCTTTATCAACTGTAAATAATTCTGATAAAATTGAAGTGCTTGAATTAGCAGATTGGATAATAAAAGGAAAATCAGACTACACTCTGGTTGACTTAAGAGAAGAAAAAGATTTTAATGAATATTTCATTCCGACTGCATACAATATTCCTATGGAAACATTGCCGGAAGCTGGTCTGTTAAGAAACCAGAAAATCATTCTTTATTGCTATGATGATCTCAGGGCAGCACAAGCGTGGTTCATCTTAAAATCAGATAACTACAGAGGTGTTTACATTCTTAACGGCGGTTTGGATAAATGGAAAAGCGAAGTTCTCTTTCCAAATCTTTCAGCCGATGCAGGCAAAGAGCAGATCGCAGAATTCGAAAAGATAAAAGAAATAAGCAAATTCTTTGGCGGTGTTCCTCAAACAGGTGCAGAAGAAACCGTTGATAAGAAAACGGACTTACCTACTCCTCAAATTACAACGCAGCCATCTATCACAAAGCCAAAGAAAAAGAAACGAGAAGGCTGCTGA